From Butyricimonas paravirosa, one genomic window encodes:
- a CDS encoding site-specific integrase yields the protein MKHYLCYKIRPLKNGEYPLMVRITKNGKRKYQNLGVSIQLKYWDFKKNKPKPNCPDRDLINKLILAKETEYQQQILELAAAQKQYTAASLVENKQKKFQLKTVKEFYQQLIKEFEENNKVGNRLIYKTSFNSLKAFTKSELNFYFSDINKDWLQAYEKWQRNKGNKETTISLQFRTLRSAYNKAIEEKAASKNDYPFDDFKIGKFKTKTRKRAISKDDVKQIITTESNKDTPLRKLAKDIFTFSYLCGGIPFVDISNLTMKNIQRGRLLYTRQKTHGDINIQLCDQAREIIKRYSSHQKNAIYLFPILDANIHKTELQKQNRRHKVLAQINKELKELASELGIESKVTTYVARHSFASVLKKSGVNVALISEALGHTDLKTTQIYLDSFENTQIDAAMQNLL from the coding sequence TTGAAACACTATCTTTGTTACAAAATTAGGCCATTAAAAAATGGAGAATACCCCTTGATGGTTAGAATTACCAAAAATGGAAAGAGGAAATATCAGAATTTAGGTGTCTCTATCCAGCTCAAATATTGGGACTTCAAAAAGAACAAACCAAAACCCAATTGTCCAGATAGAGATTTAATCAACAAGCTCATTTTAGCGAAAGAAACAGAATACCAGCAACAGATTTTAGAACTAGCTGCAGCACAAAAACAATATACTGCGGCATCGTTGGTGGAAAACAAGCAAAAGAAGTTTCAACTAAAAACTGTGAAGGAGTTTTATCAACAACTGATCAAGGAGTTTGAAGAAAACAATAAAGTTGGCAATCGACTTATTTACAAAACATCATTCAACTCTTTAAAAGCGTTCACTAAAAGCGAGCTGAATTTCTATTTCAGCGATATTAACAAAGATTGGTTACAGGCTTATGAAAAATGGCAAAGGAATAAAGGTAATAAAGAGACAACAATCAGCTTGCAATTCAGAACCCTCAGGAGTGCATATAATAAAGCTATTGAGGAGAAGGCTGCAAGTAAAAATGATTATCCTTTTGATGATTTCAAGATCGGAAAATTTAAAACAAAAACAAGGAAGAGAGCCATATCCAAGGATGATGTGAAACAAATTATCACAACAGAATCTAATAAGGATACCCCTTTGCGGAAACTTGCAAAAGATATATTCACATTCTCTTACTTGTGTGGAGGGATTCCTTTTGTTGATATATCTAATCTAACGATGAAAAATATCCAGAGAGGAAGGCTTTTATATACCCGCCAGAAAACACATGGAGATATAAACATCCAATTGTGTGATCAAGCTAGGGAGATTATAAAGAGATATTCCTCACACCAGAAGAATGCGATTTATCTCTTCCCCATCTTGGATGCTAATATTCATAAAACTGAATTACAAAAGCAGAACAGGAGGCATAAAGTGTTGGCACAAATTAATAAAGAACTGAAAGAACTAGCCTCTGAACTTGGAATTGAATCAAAAGTGACAACCTATGTTGCAAGACATTCATTTGCAAGTGTTTTAAAGAAATCTGGGGTTAATGTAGCCTTGATTAGCGAGGCGTTGGGGCATACAGATTTAAAAACAACCCAAATTTATTTGGATAGCTTTGAGAACACCCAGATTGATGCAGCAATGCAAAATTTATTATGA
- a CDS encoding IS256 family transposase, which produces MEFTHEQISEIISEITNGELGLQGLVKQGLESLMLSERDLHNETRGDVSNGFRGRRVCHGGKVFELRVPRSRNNHFYPMLLGVLKDQEEEAQKLVSSLYCSGLTTEQVGKIYEQFYGKHYSKSQVSRLLNTAREDVNAWLGRELDNRYPIIYIDATYVLTRRDDSVSNEAYYTVLGVKEDRTREVLAVVNFPTESATNWKDVFEDLKERGVAVIDLLVCDGLPGIENVLAETFPKADLQLCTVHLKRNIAGKVKPRDKKQVMEELKQVCAPDQWEISPEKAFEKFKEFIARWQKSYPVLKRYCHDRYRFYFTYFKYEREIRGMIYTTNWIERLNRDYKRVINMRGAMPNPQAVILLMGTVAQNADIYKYPIYNFLESRLFY; this is translated from the coding sequence ATGGAATTTACACATGAACAAATCTCGGAAATAATTTCCGAAATCACAAACGGTGAACTAGGTTTACAAGGCTTGGTTAAACAAGGTTTAGAGAGTTTAATGTTATCGGAACGTGATCTTCATAACGAGACACGTGGTGACGTGAGTAACGGTTTTCGTGGTCGTCGAGTATGTCATGGCGGTAAGGTCTTCGAACTTCGGGTCCCGCGTAGTCGTAACAACCATTTTTACCCGATGTTACTGGGGGTGCTAAAAGACCAGGAAGAAGAGGCTCAAAAGCTAGTGAGTAGCCTTTATTGCAGCGGTTTAACCACGGAACAGGTGGGTAAAATTTACGAGCAATTTTACGGCAAACATTACAGTAAAAGCCAGGTTAGCCGCTTGTTGAACACGGCCCGCGAGGATGTAAATGCCTGGCTAGGTCGTGAACTGGATAATCGTTACCCGATAATTTACATCGATGCCACCTATGTCCTCACCCGTCGTGATGATTCCGTTTCCAACGAGGCTTACTACACGGTTTTGGGGGTGAAAGAAGACCGAACCCGCGAGGTGCTGGCCGTGGTGAATTTCCCCACGGAAAGTGCCACGAACTGGAAGGACGTGTTTGAAGACCTCAAGGAAAGAGGCGTGGCCGTGATTGATCTCCTGGTGTGTGATGGATTGCCCGGTATTGAAAACGTGCTGGCAGAAACCTTTCCAAAAGCAGATTTACAATTATGTACCGTGCACCTGAAGAGGAATATAGCTGGGAAAGTCAAGCCCAGGGACAAGAAACAGGTCATGGAAGAACTCAAGCAGGTTTGCGCTCCCGACCAGTGGGAGATCTCCCCGGAAAAGGCTTTCGAAAAATTTAAAGAGTTTATTGCCAGGTGGCAGAAAAGTTATCCCGTTTTGAAAAGATATTGCCACGACAGGTACAGGTTCTATTTCACCTACTTCAAGTACGAGAGGGAAATCAGGGGGATGATTTACACCACAAACTGGATCGAAAGGCTGAACAGGGATTACAAGAGGGTCATCAACATGAGGGGCGCCATGCCAAACCCCCAAGCCGTTATTCTCCTAATGGGAACGGTAGCCCAAAATGCAGATATTTATAAATATCCTATTTATAATTTTTTAGAATCAAGATTATTTTATTGA